In Streptococcus parapneumoniae, the genomic stretch AGCATTACCCTCTTTATCTTTTTCCACAATAGAATTCTGCGTATTTTTATATCGACCACCAATTCCTTTTTCACTATACTTAAATAGTTCTCTATGAAGTTGCAAAATATAGTTACTGCTGATTGGAATATATTCATAATTTTCATGAATTGTATTTAGTACATCTCTATATCCAAGAATTTCTTCTTCATCCCTATTTCTAGGAGTTGTTTTTTGATTCATTAACTCTTTTATTCTGACTGCTGTAGTAACAATTCCCTCTATTTTATTAGAATCCGCTACACTTTGAATTTTAGCAATCTCTACTAATTTATCTAAAACAGCAGGCTTGCGTGTCAAAAAAACTTCTTGTTTTCCTTTGTGCTCATGAATTTGTGAAAGAAGATTTATAATTTCACTATCCCACTTACTACTTGCTAGATTTTCATAACTAAAAAATCTCATTCGCCTACCCCCTTTTCGTTTCGCCTAATTATATCCTATTTTTAGGCGATTATTTATACTTACCCAAGTTGTAAAAAAATGAGACAAAAAACATCGTTATTTTCTGTTAAGATTGTTTCATCACCCCTATTTGACAAAGAGCCATTTTACCATAGAAGGCTTGATTTAAATTTACAGACTTTTTATCATACGCTCTATTTTATTTTCTTATAAATCTAAAAAATATACAGTCTCTGGTTTTATTACACCTTTTTCAGTATAAATCATCCAATCACTTACATAATTTATAGAATATGTCCCCACATCACCTTCATGTAAATCTGGAATATGATATGGTTCTTGAGTCAATACTGCCTTGAAACTATCTCCTTCCATAGAAATAGCTTCAAACCAAATATGTTCAAGATTTGTACTATCCAAATTACCTTCTTCATCTATTGTTTCAAGTCCTAATTTAATAATAATAGTAATATCTTCATTACCTTCTTGTTTTTTCTTAAGCATTCTTTCAACATAAGAAAATCTTTCTCTAGCTAAATCACTCATTCTAGCAGTTTCTTCAGTACTTAAGAACATTAATGGGTTATTATCAAACTTTTCTGTAAATTTTGAAGGTAAACTTACAATGTTGTTATTATAATCTTCTTCACTTTCATATAGGAAAATTATATTTGTTTTAGAATTATGGGATTTTTTTCTGTCTTCAACCCCTCCAATATTAACATTAGGATAATATTTCAAAGCATCAATCCATTTTTTAGATGTAGCGACTATTGGCTCTCCATCATCAAACATTCCTAAATGTATCTCTTCTTCATCTTCATTAGAATAATTTCCATCTATCATTATAGAAGCGTAATTAGAAAGTAAGCTATGATATGATTGGTAATCTTTCTTATTTGAATCCAATATCTCTATTTCGTGAAGATTACATCTACATAATCCATGAGTATGTAACCAAACTTCATTCTCATCACAAACAGCTTGAACAGTATATAGGCTTGATGGAGAAGGAAGTACATTTGATTTCGCTGCTAATTCAACCCATTTTTTATTTAACATTCTTTCAGCACTTTCATCACAAAGAGCAACCATTTCAGGAACCATAGCATATACAAGCTTAAGCTGTAAATGGTAACATTTTTTAGCATCTCCTTCAAATTTCATATAAACAATTAAGGCATTCTTTGAATTTAAAATATGTTCTTTTTCTTCTTCTGTAAAATATTGTAATTCCCATTGATACATTTCTTCTGCATAAAAATCTCCAAGATAGAATCTTACATCAAAATCAGTTCCTTTATATGATAGAACAATCTGTCCAGGGAAATCTTCACTTGGAAGACTTTTTTCTTTAATTTCAATACCATCTATAGCTTTAATATTTTCAAAAATATCTTCTGTAAGTGAGTAATTATTAGGTACTAAAGCTAACATATGTGAAAATTCTTCCCAATAAGCAAGAGGTGCTTCTTTAATCTTAGAATACTCTTCATTTTTTTCCTTTGAACTATTAAATAATCCGTTAATAACTTTTTTATAAAAACTCATATTTTTCTCCTTTTAAAACATAAAATATCACTGGCATCATATCACAATAATTAGGTAGTTTTAATTGTTTTTTACACTGAATCATTTACGCCTGATTTGTAAAATAAAGTGAGACAACATAACATCGTTATTTTCTATTAAAATTTTTTCATCAACCTTATTTAACAAAGAGCTTGTTGAAATCTATATTTTTAAGGACGTTTTCATCTCGCTTCTTCTCTTTAAAGTGCTATTTCACGCTACTTCACAATATGGCATGCCCAGCCATCATATTCCCCGTCAAACTCTTCTGCTAGATCCATAAGATACCAGACAGTTTCATCAATATCTTCAAAAGCATCTTCCCTGCCTATGACAAGTTCATATGGATGTTCCTTATCTATAGCTTCATTGTTGCTCAGATTTTCTGATGAAAGTTTTGTAAAACCGTCTTCCATTACTTTGGTTAAAAATGCTTCCCCATTTTCTTCTGTTGTAAAGAACAGGCAATGTTCGAGTACTCTCGGCACCATACTATCACCATTACTTTTAATATTCTCGATGAGCCTCATATTCATAATGCTTTGGCATTCATATCTGTCAGGATACAGTCCATTAAAATACATTTCCCAGTCCTGATCTTCAAACGCTGCAAATGTATAGGCATAATCAGGGAATTTTTCAGCCATCATCTCAGAAATTTCATCGTAGTACCCCAACTCATTCTTAGCATAGGCAAAAATATGTACCCGTTCATCACATTTCGCAACGCCTGCTAACATGTCTCCATGTTGTTCAATAATCTCTACTACAGCGTCTTCTATAGAATATACATACTCCCCTTCTTCTCTTGTAGGAAAACCGTTGTCATCAGCATTCTTATATAATATTTGTAATTGAAGCCTTTTAGGGTAGTTTGCAGTAAATTCAAAATTCATAAGAGCTAAATTGGTTCGAACCACAGCCGGTAAGTCGTAAGCAAATGCATTGCATAAATAGATACACCAGTCTTCGTCAATTTCGGCAGTTTCTTGATAGATTACTTTCTCAGTAGCCACATTGGCTCTTAAAGCTCTTTTTTCTATTTCTTCTTTACACTCTTTTACTACTTCCAACGCATTCTCTTCCTCAGGATCTAACTCCGCCCAACGCAAGGCATAAGGAATCGCTTTTTCTTCCTCATGAGTCAAATATTGATAAGCATACGCCATACGCATGTTCCATTCAGCCTTATCTTTCCCCTCTTCTCTAACCGAATTCAAAATATCTATAGATTTTAATAAAAATTTATCGCCAATAAAACTAGGTGTTCCTTTATCATCATTGCCGACAATCGCGAAGTTTTGATAGGTACGAGCAATCTGATACCATACTTTGTAATCCCGTTCTTCCATAGGGATGTTTTCCAACGCTGTGATACATTCTGTATATTTATCTTCATCTATAAGCTTTTCTATATACGCAAAAAATTCTTCGCGATTTTCTGAATTCCATTTCATGTTAAGTTACCTCCACTTTTATCGTTTATCTAACATTAAAAAAACAACACCACAAATCGTAAGCAACAATCCACATATTCCTATAAAGACTCTATATCCTTTATCACCCCACACTTCAAAAATAAATGCGTGTCTTGCTTTATCTCCGACTGTAGCTTGATATACCCATTTCCAATCTCTTATAGCACCGATTAAAAATATTAATCCGCCTGCTATCAGCACATACTGATAATATGCTTTTAACCATTCAAATACTTCATCCATATCGTTTGCCTATTTCCTCCATCAAGCATTTCTCTAATGATTTCTCTTTTTCACATGCTAAAGATTCTTCACTTAAGCACCTCTCAATTTTTTAGAATATTTTTTTCTTTTTTAGCGCCGATTGTAAAAGCTCTCGTATTCTCCTTCAAATACAAACTTTTCAGGATGAGATTTGATGTAGTTTAGTTCGTTTTCTTCACCTTCATAATCGTAAATGAAATCATCGGCTTCACCTAAAATCTTAAAAAATTCCTCTCCGTATTTTTCTTCCAATATTTCTAGCATATGGTATCTTTCTTCTTTACCAAAAGATATTGTCCCACCACAATAGTCTACAACTTTTTGAAAATTACCTGCATATTCGTTCATTCCAAAATGTTTGAAACCTTTTATCGCATCTTCCCAAACTATCCCTGTAGGATTATATAAAAACTGGTAATGACCTCCATTACTTACTTCTGCAAAATACCAAGTAATGGCTAATAAATATCTTTGCTCTAAAGTGAAAGTCTGCGCTGATTGAATATACTCATCATATCCATCATAAATACTAATTGCTTCCCACATTGGATCAACAATATCAAAATAAGAGTTTTCATCTAAACTTTTAATATTTTCTATGGTAATCTTTGCGTATGTTAATTTCTTTTGTGTTTCACCCATTTCATTTGTCTCCTCTATATTTGAATACATTTCAACTTGTCTTCATTACTTAATTTTCTAAATTCTTCTTTCGTTGGTTTCATATTTTATCTCTCGTAATTAATAAACTTATGCAAGTTCTAACTCACAGATAACTCTTTTGTTATCCAGTTCGTCTATAGCAGTAATTTTTATATAATCAAATCCATTTCTCTTCACTTCTTCAAAAGAAATTTTTTCTCCATTAATAGTTTCTGTAAAGTCATCTTCATCAAATTCAAAATATTCTTTCTCTTCATCAAAATCAATGCTATAGGTAAAATCTATTTCAATTTTAGAGTTTGGAATTTCTAATTTAGAAAGTGGACGTTTTTTGATATCTTCTAAATTTATCTCATCACAGAACATAGGGTTGTATCCATATCTAGCTTCATCATAGAGTAGAATTTCTTTTCCTGTATGTATATATTTTGCTACTATCATGCAAGGATCGCTAATCTCATTTTTTTCATCATACATACCACAAATCATATATTCTTCAAAAAGTGAACCATAAAAATAAATTTCATACAGTTCGTTGGTATCTCCACTTTCTAATTTGTTGCAAATACTAATACTTGTAAATGTATCATCTATATTTATTATATTGTAATTTTCTTCTTTAATATAAGTTGGTACTCTCATTTTGTTTTCTCCCTTAATTATTATATCGTTATTAAATACGTCATCATTTCTACAAAATGTTTCAGATACCCAAAGCCTCATATGTTTCCTGAACTAACCTAATGACTAAATCGTATATCTATTATAACTAATTGTCAAGCGATATTCGCTATTGTATTCTTACTATAAATTATGCATTCGTTATAATTATAGCATGCTTTTTTGTTATTCTACTTCATTATAGGTACGCTACTACTAGCTTTTTCTTAACTGTATTTAAGTATCATAGTAACCACTATCCCATAACGGTTAATTCACTCATTGTACATTATTGCAATACATTGAAAATTATAACATTTTAGAGTTTGTTAGTGTAAAATGTTTGTGGGAAAATAAATAAGAAAAAACAGCAAACCTTTGTGATTTACTGTTTCTAAAATTGTTCTATTCAATTGGACAAACTGGAATTGTTGAACTTCATCTTATACGCATTAGCTTTCCCACGCAATGTTGCTATATTCAAAATCAGAGTGAAACTCAACACATAATATCTGGTCGTAGCCTAATGTAAAATCCACCACAAATGTTTGTTCATCTTCAAAGCCATGGCTTGCCATGCCTTCGAATTGCAAAAGATTTACCTTGTCTGCAAGAATAAGAGTTTTCGTCTTGTATGCTTCAAATACCTCTGGCACTTCTTCTTCAAAAAACGCAAAATATTCTTCTACATCACTGTCTGCGCTATTTTCGATGAAAAGTTTTCGGCAATATGTATTCCAGTAAACAGCCTTGTCAAAAAATTCCCCTGCTTTTTTCAGAGCAGTATCATTCGTGATTGTGTCTTTGCTAATAAACAAAGACACTTCATTATCAAAGCCCTTTGGCACAGTTTCATAAAGTCCAAAATCTTCATCTTCTGGGATTGTTAAATTTGAAAACAATTCACTTTGCAGTTCTTTCATGACAATCACCTTTCTACTTGCAATTTAAGTAAATTTACCTGTCTATTTCTAATACAAACATTTTATTCTTCAAACTTTTCCTCAACATTAAAAATCACTTCACAATCACAACCAGCACCATTTTCTCGCAAAAATTCTATAACCTTTTCAATATCCGCATTTTTATCTTTCAAAAACTCATTTGTTAAAGAAAAATCGTGATTACACTCTACCGTTTCTG encodes the following:
- a CDS encoding DUF2695 domain-containing protein; its protein translation is MEKKLFYELFDYLNDKSETVECNHDFSLTNEFLKDKNADIEKVIEFLRENGAGCDCEVIFNVEEKFEE
- a CDS encoding DMP19 family protein, translated to MGETQKKLTYAKITIENIKSLDENSYFDIVDPMWEAISIYDGYDEYIQSAQTFTLEQRYLLAITWYFAEVSNGGHYQFLYNPTGIVWEDAIKGFKHFGMNEYAGNFQKVVDYCGGTISFGKEERYHMLEILEEKYGEEFFKILGEADDFIYDYEGEENELNYIKSHPEKFVFEGEYESFYNRR
- a CDS encoding DUF695 domain-containing protein; translated protein: MKWNSENREEFFAYIEKLIDEDKYTECITALENIPMEERDYKVWYQIARTYQNFAIVGNDDKGTPSFIGDKFLLKSIDILNSVREEGKDKAEWNMRMAYAYQYLTHEEEKAIPYALRWAELDPEEENALEVVKECKEEIEKRALRANVATEKVIYQETAEIDEDWCIYLCNAFAYDLPAVVRTNLALMNFEFTANYPKRLQLQILYKNADDNGFPTREEGEYVYSIEDAVVEIIEQHGDMLAGVAKCDERVHIFAYAKNELGYYDEISEMMAEKFPDYAYTFAAFEDQDWEMYFNGLYPDRYECQSIMNMRLIENIKSNGDSMVPRVLEHCLFFTTEENGEAFLTKVMEDGFTKLSSENLSNNEAIDKEHPYELVIGREDAFEDIDETVWYLMDLAEEFDGEYDGWACHIVK
- a CDS encoding DUF4026 domain-containing protein translates to MSFYKKVINGLFNSSKEKNEEYSKIKEAPLAYWEEFSHMLALVPNNYSLTEDIFENIKAIDGIEIKEKSLPSEDFPGQIVLSYKGTDFDVRFYLGDFYAEEMYQWELQYFTEEEKEHILNSKNALIVYMKFEGDAKKCYHLQLKLVYAMVPEMVALCDESAERMLNKKWVELAAKSNVLPSPSSLYTVQAVCDENEVWLHTHGLCRCNLHEIEILDSNKKDYQSYHSLLSNYASIMIDGNYSNEDEEEIHLGMFDDGEPIVATSKKWIDALKYYPNVNIGGVEDRKKSHNSKTNIIFLYESEEDYNNNIVSLPSKFTEKFDNNPLMFLSTEETARMSDLARERFSYVERMLKKKQEGNEDITIIIKLGLETIDEEGNLDSTNLEHIWFEAISMEGDSFKAVLTQEPYHIPDLHEGDVGTYSINYVSDWMIYTEKGVIKPETVYFLDL
- a CDS encoding immunity 17 family protein, producing the protein MDEVFEWLKAYYQYVLIAGGLIFLIGAIRDWKWVYQATVGDKARHAFIFEVWGDKGYRVFIGICGLLLTICGVVFLMLDKR